One Phoenix dactylifera cultivar Barhee BC4 chromosome 8, palm_55x_up_171113_PBpolish2nd_filt_p, whole genome shotgun sequence genomic window carries:
- the LOC103696131 gene encoding ERAD-associated E3 ubiquitin-protein ligase component HRD3-like isoform X1, protein MPRRRWTLSALSLLLLLGLLPITSSLRPFVLVITKDDLKDSPDSEPPDDSPDWDDFDDPGSASDDDEDRDPGSWRPVFETSSSSSNSSSSDDPREDLYISGMRAMISAASSGDPDALDSASSDIEAAASAGHRHAQSALAFLFGTGLARPQSRPRSFLYHHFAAEAGNMQSKMVLAYTYFRQDLYDKAVALYAELAEAAVASFLISKEPPVIEPVRIHSGTEENKEALRKSRGEDDEGVQITEYQAHKGNAAAMYAMGVLYYYGLRGLRPDYAKAVYWFSKAVEKRDPRAMELLGEIYARGAGVERNYTKAFEWLTLASRQQYYSAYNGLGYLYVKGYGVEKKNFTKAREYFEKAAENKEPGGHYNLGVLYLKGMGVKKDVTLACKLFLTAANAGQPKALYQVAKLFQKGIGFKKNLQMATLLYKTVAERGPWSSLSRWALESYLKGDVGKALFLYSRMAELGYEVAQSNAAWLLDKYGEQSMCMGESGFCTDTERHLRAHSLWWQASEQGNEHAALLIGDAYYYGRGTERDYERAAEAYMHAQSQSNAQAMFNLGYMHEHGQGLPLDLHLAKRYYDQALEIDPAAKLPVTLALTSLWIRKNHADSLLVKLIDSLPEIFPRIEAWVEEVLMDEGNATILTLFACLLAVLYLRERQRRHAVVHPLQPDGAPN, encoded by the exons ATGCCTCGCCGGCGGTGGACCCTTTCcgccctctctcttctccttctcctcggtCTCCTCCCCATCACCTCCTCCCTCCGCCCCTTCGTCCTCGTTATCACCAAAGACGACCTCAAGGATTCCCCGGATTCCGAACCCCCGGACGACTCCCCCGACTGGGATGATTTTGACGACCCCGGTTCCGCCTCCGACGACGATGAAGACCGCGACCCTGGCTCCTGGCGCCCCGTCTTCGAgacctcctcttcttcatccaactCGTCCTCCTCTGACGACCCCCGCGAGGACCTCTATATCTCCGGCATGCGCGCCATGatctccgccgcctcctccggTGACCCCGACGCCTTGGACTCCGCCTCCTCTGACATAGaggccgccgcctccgccggcCACCGCCACGCCCAGTCCGCCCTCGCCTTCCTCTTCGGCACCGGCCTCGCCCGCCCCCAGAGCCGCCCCAGATCCTTCCTCTACCATCACTTCGCCGCCGAGGCCGGCAACATGCAGTCCAAGATGGTCCTTGCCTATACCTACTTCCGCCAGGAC TTGTACGACAAGGCGGTGGCGCTCTATGCGGAGCTGGCGGAGGCGGCGGTTGCGAGCTTCTTGATCTCGAAGGAGCCGCCGGTGATCGAGCCCGTCCGGATCCACAGCGGGACCGAGGAGAACAAGGAGGCACTTAGGAAGTCCCGGGGAGAGGACGATGAGGGCGTCCAGATCACGGAGTACCAGGCGCACAAGGGCAACGCTGCTGCGATGTACGCGATGGGTGTGCTGTATTACTATGGGCTCAGAGGGTTGAGGCCCGATTACGCCAAGGCGGTGTATTGGTTCTCTAAGGCTGTGGAGAAGAGGGACCCGAGGGCCATGGAGCTGCTTGGGGAGATCTATGCAAGAGGTGCTGGAGTTGAGAGGAATTATACAAAGGCTTTTGAATGGCTCACGCTCGCATCCAGGCAGCAGTATTATTCAGCGTACAATGGACTGGGGTATCTCTATGTCAAAGGCTATGGAGTAGAGAAGAAAAACTTCACCAAA GCAAGAGAATATTTTGAGAAAGCCGCTGAAAATAAGGAGCCTGGAGGACATTATAACCTAGGTGTTTTGTATCTTAAGGGTATGGGTGTAAAAAAGGATGTGACATTGGCCTGCAAGCTTTTCCTTACTGCAGCTAATGCTGGTCAGCCAAAGGCTCTCTACCAAGTGGCAAAGTTGTTCCAAAAAGGCATTGGCTTTAAGAAGAATCTTCAGATG GCTACACTATTGTACAAAACAGTAGCGGAGAGGGGACCTTGGAGTTCCTTGTCAAGATGGGcgttagagtcctacttgaaaGGTGATGTGGGAAAAGCACTCTTTCTATATTCTAGAATGGCAGAGCTGGGATATGAGGTGGCACAAAGCAACGCTGCATGGCTCCTTGATAAATATGGGGAACAAAGCATGTGCATGGGAGAATCTGGCTTTTGCACAGACACGGAGAGGCATCTTCGTGCGCATTCTCTGTGGTGGCAAGCATCAGAGCAGGGTAATGAACATGCTGCTTTGTTGATTGGGGATGCTTACTACTATGGCCGG GGCACTGAGAGAGACTATGAACGTGCAGCGGAAGCATACATGCATGCTCAATCACAGTCCAATGCTCAGGCAATGTTCAATCTTGGATACATGCACGAGCATGGCCAAGGACTTCCTTTGGATCTTCATTTGGCAAAACGGTATTATGATCAAGCCCTTGAGATTGATCCTGCAGCAAAGTTGCCTGTTACTTTGGCACTTACGAGCTTGTGGATACGAAAGAACCATGCTGACAGCCTCCTG GTTAAGTTGATTGATTCACTCCCTGAGATTTTTCCAAGAATTGAGGCATGGGTAGAGGAAGTACTCATGGATGAAGGCAATGCAACTATATTGACCCTCTTTGCATGCCTCCTGGCTGTCCTTTACCTCCGTGAACGGCAAAGACGGCATGCTGTAGTGCACCCTCTTCAGCCTGATGGTGCGCCCAACTAA
- the LOC103696131 gene encoding ERAD-associated E3 ubiquitin-protein ligase component HRD3-like isoform X2: MPRRRWTLSALSLLLLLGLLPITSSLRPFVLVITKDDLKDSPDSEPPDDSPDWDDFDDPGSASDDDEDRDPGSWRPVFETSSSSSNSSSSDDPREDLYISGMRAMISAASSGDPDALDSASSDIEAAASAGHRHAQSALAFLFGTGLARPQSRPRSFLYHHFAAEAGNMQSKMVLAYTYFRQDLYDKAVALYAELAEAAVASFLISKEPPVIEPVRIHSGTEENKEALRKSRGEDDEGVQITEYQAHKGNAAAMYAMGVLYYYGLRGLRPDYAKAVYWFSKAVEKRDPRAMELLGEIYARGAGVERNYTKAFEWLTLASRQQYYSAYNGLGYLYVKGYGVEKKNFTKAREYFEKAAENKEPGGHYNLGVLYLKGMGVKKDVTLACKLFLTAANAGQPKALYQVAKLFQKGIGFKKNLQMATLLYKTVAERGPWSSLSRWALESYLKGDVGKALFLYSRMAELGYEVAQSNAAWLLDKYGEQSMCMGESGFCTDTERHLRAHSLWWQASEQGNEHAALLIGDAYYYGRGTERDYERAAEAYMHAQSQSNAQAMFNLGYMHEHGQGLPLDLHLAKRYYDQALEIDPAAKLPVTLALTSLWIRKNHADSLLAGFRRGSSERFNNATLSCPLCMGLWQDN, translated from the exons ATGCCTCGCCGGCGGTGGACCCTTTCcgccctctctcttctccttctcctcggtCTCCTCCCCATCACCTCCTCCCTCCGCCCCTTCGTCCTCGTTATCACCAAAGACGACCTCAAGGATTCCCCGGATTCCGAACCCCCGGACGACTCCCCCGACTGGGATGATTTTGACGACCCCGGTTCCGCCTCCGACGACGATGAAGACCGCGACCCTGGCTCCTGGCGCCCCGTCTTCGAgacctcctcttcttcatccaactCGTCCTCCTCTGACGACCCCCGCGAGGACCTCTATATCTCCGGCATGCGCGCCATGatctccgccgcctcctccggTGACCCCGACGCCTTGGACTCCGCCTCCTCTGACATAGaggccgccgcctccgccggcCACCGCCACGCCCAGTCCGCCCTCGCCTTCCTCTTCGGCACCGGCCTCGCCCGCCCCCAGAGCCGCCCCAGATCCTTCCTCTACCATCACTTCGCCGCCGAGGCCGGCAACATGCAGTCCAAGATGGTCCTTGCCTATACCTACTTCCGCCAGGAC TTGTACGACAAGGCGGTGGCGCTCTATGCGGAGCTGGCGGAGGCGGCGGTTGCGAGCTTCTTGATCTCGAAGGAGCCGCCGGTGATCGAGCCCGTCCGGATCCACAGCGGGACCGAGGAGAACAAGGAGGCACTTAGGAAGTCCCGGGGAGAGGACGATGAGGGCGTCCAGATCACGGAGTACCAGGCGCACAAGGGCAACGCTGCTGCGATGTACGCGATGGGTGTGCTGTATTACTATGGGCTCAGAGGGTTGAGGCCCGATTACGCCAAGGCGGTGTATTGGTTCTCTAAGGCTGTGGAGAAGAGGGACCCGAGGGCCATGGAGCTGCTTGGGGAGATCTATGCAAGAGGTGCTGGAGTTGAGAGGAATTATACAAAGGCTTTTGAATGGCTCACGCTCGCATCCAGGCAGCAGTATTATTCAGCGTACAATGGACTGGGGTATCTCTATGTCAAAGGCTATGGAGTAGAGAAGAAAAACTTCACCAAA GCAAGAGAATATTTTGAGAAAGCCGCTGAAAATAAGGAGCCTGGAGGACATTATAACCTAGGTGTTTTGTATCTTAAGGGTATGGGTGTAAAAAAGGATGTGACATTGGCCTGCAAGCTTTTCCTTACTGCAGCTAATGCTGGTCAGCCAAAGGCTCTCTACCAAGTGGCAAAGTTGTTCCAAAAAGGCATTGGCTTTAAGAAGAATCTTCAGATG GCTACACTATTGTACAAAACAGTAGCGGAGAGGGGACCTTGGAGTTCCTTGTCAAGATGGGcgttagagtcctacttgaaaGGTGATGTGGGAAAAGCACTCTTTCTATATTCTAGAATGGCAGAGCTGGGATATGAGGTGGCACAAAGCAACGCTGCATGGCTCCTTGATAAATATGGGGAACAAAGCATGTGCATGGGAGAATCTGGCTTTTGCACAGACACGGAGAGGCATCTTCGTGCGCATTCTCTGTGGTGGCAAGCATCAGAGCAGGGTAATGAACATGCTGCTTTGTTGATTGGGGATGCTTACTACTATGGCCGG GGCACTGAGAGAGACTATGAACGTGCAGCGGAAGCATACATGCATGCTCAATCACAGTCCAATGCTCAGGCAATGTTCAATCTTGGATACATGCACGAGCATGGCCAAGGACTTCCTTTGGATCTTCATTTGGCAAAACGGTATTATGATCAAGCCCTTGAGATTGATCCTGCAGCAAAGTTGCCTGTTACTTTGGCACTTACGAGCTTGTGGATACGAAAGAACCATGCTGACAGCCTCCTG GCTGGCTTCAGACGTGGAAGTTCTGAGCGTTTCAACAATGCAACTCTGAGTTGTCCACTTTGTATGGGCCTTTGGCAAGATAATTAA